The Erinaceus europaeus chromosome 16, mEriEur2.1, whole genome shotgun sequence genome includes a window with the following:
- the VCPKMT gene encoding protein N-lysine methyltransferase METTL21D isoform X6: MAACLETLGEDPLRSFVRVLEKRDGTVLRLQQYGSGGVGCVVWDAAIVLSKYLETPGFSCDGVHVLSRRSVLELGSGTGAVGLMAATLGADVVVTDLEELQDLLKMNIDMNKHLVTGSIQAKVLKWGEEADFPSLPDYILMADCIYYEESLEPLLKTLKDLTGSETCIICCYEQRTVGKNPEIEKKYFELLQLDFDFEKIPLEKHDEKYRSDDIHILYIRKKKSKFPS, translated from the exons ATGGCTGCGTGTCTTGAAACCCTGGGGGAGGACCCACTACGGAGCTTTGTCCGAGTTCTGGAGAAACGAGATGGCACAGTGTTACGACTGCAGCAGTATGGCTCTGGTGGTGTGGGTTGCGTTGTTTGGGATGCCGCCATTGTCCTTTCTAAATACCTGGAGACGCCTGGATTTTCCTGCGACGGGGTCCACGTGCTGAGCCGGCGGTCGGTGCTGGAGCTGGGCTCAGGCACTGGGGCTGTGGGCCTCATGGCCGCTACCCTCGG GGCAGATGTTGTAGTCACCGACCTGGAGGAATTGCAAGACTTGTTGAAGATGAATATTGATATGAACAAGCATCTTGTCACTGGTTCTATTCAAGCCAAGGTACTGAAATG GGGGGAAGAAGCAGACTTTCCTTCTCTGCCAGACTACATACTTATGGCTGACTGCATATACTACGAAGAG TCTTTGGAACCATTGTTGAAAACCCTAAAAGACCTCACTGGATCTGAGACTTGTATtatatgttgctatgaacaacGAACAGTGGGGAaaaatccagaaattgagaagaaatatTTTGAG CTCCTTCAGCTAGACTTTGATTTTGAAAAAATTCCTTTGGAAAAACATGATGAAAAGTATCGAAGTGACGATATTCACATTTTatacatcagaaagaaaaaatca aaatTTCCATCATGA
- the VCPKMT gene encoding protein N-lysine methyltransferase METTL21D isoform X5 produces the protein MAACLETLGEDPLRSFVRVLEKRDGTVLRLQQYGSGGVGCVVWDAAIVLSKYLETPGFSCDGVHVLSRRSVLELGSGTGAVGLMAATLGADVVVTDLEELQDLLKMNIDMNKHLVTGSIQAKVLKWGEEADFPSLPDYILMADCIYYEESLEPLLKTLKDLTGSETCIICCYEQRTVGKNPEIEKKYFELLQLDFDFEKIPLEKHDEKYRSDDIHILYIRKKKSVFLLVCCTYYVTEDHCTLLH, from the exons ATGGCTGCGTGTCTTGAAACCCTGGGGGAGGACCCACTACGGAGCTTTGTCCGAGTTCTGGAGAAACGAGATGGCACAGTGTTACGACTGCAGCAGTATGGCTCTGGTGGTGTGGGTTGCGTTGTTTGGGATGCCGCCATTGTCCTTTCTAAATACCTGGAGACGCCTGGATTTTCCTGCGACGGGGTCCACGTGCTGAGCCGGCGGTCGGTGCTGGAGCTGGGCTCAGGCACTGGGGCTGTGGGCCTCATGGCCGCTACCCTCGG GGCAGATGTTGTAGTCACCGACCTGGAGGAATTGCAAGACTTGTTGAAGATGAATATTGATATGAACAAGCATCTTGTCACTGGTTCTATTCAAGCCAAGGTACTGAAATG GGGGGAAGAAGCAGACTTTCCTTCTCTGCCAGACTACATACTTATGGCTGACTGCATATACTACGAAGAG TCTTTGGAACCATTGTTGAAAACCCTAAAAGACCTCACTGGATCTGAGACTTGTATtatatgttgctatgaacaacGAACAGTGGGGAaaaatccagaaattgagaagaaatatTTTGAG CTCCTTCAGCTAGACTTTGATTTTGAAAAAATTCCTTTGGAAAAACATGATGAAAAGTATCGAAGTGACGATATTCACATTTTatacatcagaaagaaaaaatca